In Mycobacteriales bacterium, the sequence GCTCACCGGGGCTCCTCTCGCTGCGGATATTCACATCCTTCCCCATCGGCACCTATCGCGATCGGGTCGGGTCCGCGCCTGCCGCTGGCACGGGCGCGCGGGCCTTTGTACCGTCGCGGTGGTGGGGACGGTGACGGACGAGACGGACGCCGACCTGCGCCGTGCCGCGGCGCTGGTCGGCGGCGCCCCACGCATCACCGTGCTCACCGGTGCGGGGATCTCCACCGACAGCGGCATCCCGGACTTCCGCGGACCGGACGGCGTGTGGACCCGTGATCCGTCGGCGCAGCGTCGGGCGACGCTCTCGACCTACGTCGCCGACCCGGAGGTACGCCGGGCCGCCTGGGCCAACCGGCGGAACAACCCGGCCTGGGCCGCCGAGCCGAACACCGCCCACCACGCCCTGGTCGAGGTGGAGCGGTCCGGCCGGCTCCGGGCGATCGTCACCCAGAACATCGACGGCCTGCACCAACGGGCCGGCAGCGACCCGGCACTCGTCGTCGAACTGCACGGCACCGTGCGGGAGGTGGCCTGCCTGTCCTGCGGCGACCGCGCGCCGATGACGGCGGCGATCGCCCGGGTCGACGCGGGTGAGCCCGACCCGCTCTGCCTGCGGTGCGGTGGGCTGCTCAAGTCGGCCACCATCTCCTTCGGGCAGCGCCTCGACGAGGAGGTCTTCCGGTCCGCCGCCGACGCGGCGAGCGAGTGCGACGTGTTCCTCGCCGTGGGGAGTTCGCTGTCCGTGCAGCCCGCGGCCGGGCTGACCCGGGTCGCCGCCCGGGCCGGGGCGCGGGTGGTGATCGTCAACGCCACGCCGACGGCGTACGACGGTCTCGCCGACGCCGTGGTCCGGGTACCCATCGGCGCCGCGCTGCCGGCCCTCGCGACGGCGGTGCGCGGCCACTGAGCAATCCCGGTCCGCCCGCGTAGAATCACCGACCGTGACGATGGCGGGCTCCTCGGTCGAGGCTGACGAGAGATCCGCCGCCGACGAGGCACATGAGCGGCGCTGGCGCACGATCCGCCGCCGGGCTGTGGTGGGTTACGCCCTCGTCCTGGTGATCTTCATCGTGACCGTCGGCGTACCGGAGGATCGCGAAGGCCTGCTGCTGTGGATCCTCGCCGCCCTCGGCATCCGCTGCCTGGGGCGGGGCTGGGCCAGCTTCCGCCGGGTACTGATCGACTGGCTGCCCTTCACCGCGGTCCTCATCGCCTACGACTACACCCGCGGGATCGCCGACAACCTCGGCATCGCCACCCACGTCATCGAGCCCGCACACGCCGACATGTGGCTGTTCCACGGCGTCCTGCCGACGTACTGGCTGCAGCAGCACCTCTTCGTCCCCGGGCATCCGCGGTGGTACGACGCGGTCGTCACCCTCGTCTACACCTCCCACTTCCTCGTCACCCCGATCGCGGCGGTGATCCTGTGGGTGCGCAACCGGCAACGCTGGGTCGGCTTCATCACCCGGATCATCGTGCTCTCGCTGGCCGGGCTGCTGACCTACGTGCTCTACCCGATGGCCCCGCCGTGGTACGCCGCCCGCGCGGGCCTGATCGAGCCGGTCCGGCGGATCTCCTCGGTCGGCTGGCAGGTGCTCGGCCTCAACCACGCCGGCAGCGTCCTGGCCGGCGCGCAGGCCTCGGTCAACGCCGTCGCGGCCATGCCGTCCCTGCACACCGCGACCGCCACGCTGATCGCGCTTTACTTCATCCCGCGGGCTCCGTGGTGGGGCAAGATCCTGCTCGCCTGCTACCCGCTGCTCATGGGCCTGGCGCTCGTCTACTCCGGTGAGCACTACGTCCTCGACCTGCTCTTCGGCTACGTCTACGCCGTCGTGGTGATGGTCGTGGTCGGTGCGGGGGAGCGATGGTGGGCCGGCCGCCGACGTCATCGGCAGACCCTCTCGCCGGGAGCGGTGTCGCAGAGTTAGCGTGGGCCACGCTCCCGGCAGGAGAGGCTCGTCATGCACGTTCCGCTGACCACGCAGGATTTCCTCGACCGCGGCGCGGCGGTCTACCCGCAACGCACCGCGATCGTCGACGAACCCGACCAGCCGGCGGAGGGGCTGCGCTCGCCCACGTTCGCCGAGCTCGAGTCCCGGGTCCGGGCGACCCAGGCCGGCCTCGACGCCCTCGGTGTCGGGGAGGGCGAACGGGTCGCCGTCGTCAGCCACAACGCGGGCCGCCTGCTGGAGCTGCTCTACGCCGTCCCGTCCTCGGGCCGGATCCTGGTCCCGATCAACTTCCGGCTGCGGCCGGACGAGATCGACTACATCGTGGCCAACAGCGGCGCCGACGTGCTGCTCGTCGACCCCGAGCTCGCCGAGCGGCTGGAACGCGTCAAGGTCAGGCACCGGTTCGTCCTCGGCCGCCCGAGCGACGAACATCTGCTCCGCTTCGACCGCGAGCCCCGCGGCTGGTCGGCACCGGACGAGGACGCGACCGCCACCATCAACTACACCAGCGGCACCACCGCCCGACCCAAGGGCGTCGAGCTCACCCACCGCAACATCTGGACCAACGCGGTGACCTTCGGGCTGCACACCACCGCGAACGACCGCGACGTCTACCTGCACACGCTCCCGATGTTCCACTGCAACGGCTGGGGGATGCTCTACACCACCGCGGGCCTCGGCATCCCGCAGATCGTGCTGCGCAAGGTCGACGGCACGGAGATCCTGCGCCGGGTGCAGCGCCACGGCGTCACCCTCATGTGCGGCGCACCGGCGGTCTGGAACGCCGTACTCGATGCGGCCACGGCGTGGGACGGCGAGATCCCCGGTCGAGGCCGGGTGCGACTGGTCTGCGCCGGCGCGCCTCCGCCGTCGCGCACCATCGAGCGGATCGAGACCGAGCTCGGCTGGGAGTTCATCCAGATCTACGGACTCACCGAGACGTCGCCGCTGCTGACCATCAACCGGCGGCGGGCCGAGGACGACGAGTTGCCCGCGGCCGAGCGGGCCAAGCGGCTGTCCCGGGCGGGGGTGCCGGCGCTCGGCGTCCAGGTCGCGATCAGTGACACCGGGGAGGTTCTCGCCCGGTCCAACGTCGTCCTCGGCGGCTATTGGGACAACCCGGCGGCGTCGGCCGAGGCGCTCGACGGCGGCTGGTTCCACACCGGCGACGGCGGATACGTCGACGAGGAAGGGTTTCTCGCGATCTCCGACCGGATGAAGGACGTCATCATCACCGGCGGGGAGAACGTCTCCTCGATCGAGGTGGAGGACTGCGTCTTCTCCCACCCGGCCGTCGCCGAGGTCGCGGTGATCGGGGTCCCGGACGAGAAGTGGGGCGAGACGGTCAAGGCGCTCGTCGTCCTGGTCGACGGGGCGAAGGTCGACGAGGCCGAGATCATCGGGCACTGCAAGGCCCGGATGGCCGGCTTCAAGGCCCCGACGTCGGTCGAGTTCCGCGATGAGATCCCGCGCACGGCGACCGGCAAGGTCCAGAAATTCGCCCTTCGCGCCGCGTACTGGGACGACCGGGAGCGTCGAGTCAACTAACGACACGCCGAAGTTTAAAGGCTTATGTCGGCA encodes:
- a CDS encoding Sir2 family NAD-dependent protein deacetylase translates to MTDETDADLRRAAALVGGAPRITVLTGAGISTDSGIPDFRGPDGVWTRDPSAQRRATLSTYVADPEVRRAAWANRRNNPAWAAEPNTAHHALVEVERSGRLRAIVTQNIDGLHQRAGSDPALVVELHGTVREVACLSCGDRAPMTAAIARVDAGEPDPLCLRCGGLLKSATISFGQRLDEEVFRSAADAASECDVFLAVGSSLSVQPAAGLTRVAARAGARVVIVNATPTAYDGLADAVVRVPIGAALPALATAVRGH
- a CDS encoding phosphatase PAP2 family protein; its protein translation is MAGSSVEADERSAADEAHERRWRTIRRRAVVGYALVLVIFIVTVGVPEDREGLLLWILAALGIRCLGRGWASFRRVLIDWLPFTAVLIAYDYTRGIADNLGIATHVIEPAHADMWLFHGVLPTYWLQQHLFVPGHPRWYDAVVTLVYTSHFLVTPIAAVILWVRNRQRWVGFITRIIVLSLAGLLTYVLYPMAPPWYAARAGLIEPVRRISSVGWQVLGLNHAGSVLAGAQASVNAVAAMPSLHTATATLIALYFIPRAPWWGKILLACYPLLMGLALVYSGEHYVLDLLFGYVYAVVVMVVVGAGERWWAGRRRHRQTLSPGAVSQS
- a CDS encoding AMP-binding protein, yielding MHVPLTTQDFLDRGAAVYPQRTAIVDEPDQPAEGLRSPTFAELESRVRATQAGLDALGVGEGERVAVVSHNAGRLLELLYAVPSSGRILVPINFRLRPDEIDYIVANSGADVLLVDPELAERLERVKVRHRFVLGRPSDEHLLRFDREPRGWSAPDEDATATINYTSGTTARPKGVELTHRNIWTNAVTFGLHTTANDRDVYLHTLPMFHCNGWGMLYTTAGLGIPQIVLRKVDGTEILRRVQRHGVTLMCGAPAVWNAVLDAATAWDGEIPGRGRVRLVCAGAPPPSRTIERIETELGWEFIQIYGLTETSPLLTINRRRAEDDELPAAERAKRLSRAGVPALGVQVAISDTGEVLARSNVVLGGYWDNPAASAEALDGGWFHTGDGGYVDEEGFLAISDRMKDVIITGGENVSSIEVEDCVFSHPAVAEVAVIGVPDEKWGETVKALVVLVDGAKVDEAEIIGHCKARMAGFKAPTSVEFRDEIPRTATGKVQKFALRAAYWDDRERRVN